Proteins from a single region of Pirellulales bacterium:
- a CDS encoding oligogalacturonate lyase family protein → MRTHNDWSSRTGILGLGMFLALFAWKTSFAAEAPASDAQKSTPRSSVSPQTASNSATSTTQPGPPTDWIDPATGHRIIRLSQEPGTSSLYFHQNAYNQRGDKLFVTITTRPPGRASERPADAPPSDDAQPNGRGASLGQDNSQPPGAGFFPGTGSLAVIDLSTLGKSPPKVEKIADGFARGAVVSKKSGNVYYIRSELVGDTRVDTVVATNLDTHETREIGKLPFRGGSGLAVNADETLLAGSYAIGGGRGSQQAGSEGKSAGGEAEGKSGSADGKTNNAKSNGVSGDRPAEGRVAPPGDGGPGDVVPGGGNANSTPDSAQRQIRNFASRERSIAARFAAHQPMKLFTMDIKTGETNTFHPSTDWLNHVQFSQTDPQLMMFCHEGPWHQVDRIWTIHPGSDEARLMHPRTMPNEIAGHEFFGSDGKTIWYDLQTPRSGQFWLAGVNVDTGERLRYPIERSLWSVHYNQSHDGKLFAGDGGGPGSVANRTPLPENKPLDPPGNGEWIYLFTPIPGEMQTMQVGGETVKVGKFKAEKLVDMSKHNYEFEPNLTFTPDDKWIVFRSNMHGPVHTYAVEIAKAQ, encoded by the coding sequence ATGCGGACTCATAACGATTGGTCCTCTCGAACAGGAATTCTTGGCCTGGGGATGTTTTTGGCGCTCTTCGCATGGAAGACAAGCTTCGCGGCTGAAGCGCCTGCTTCCGATGCTCAAAAATCGACCCCTCGCTCTAGCGTGAGTCCCCAGACGGCTTCGAATTCTGCTACTTCCACCACCCAACCGGGGCCGCCCACCGATTGGATCGATCCAGCCACCGGTCATCGCATTATCCGTTTGTCGCAGGAACCCGGAACTTCCAGTCTCTACTTTCATCAAAATGCGTACAACCAGCGGGGCGATAAATTGTTTGTGACAATTACCACTCGCCCGCCTGGACGCGCCTCGGAGCGACCGGCCGACGCTCCCCCCAGCGACGATGCTCAGCCGAACGGCCGCGGCGCATCGCTGGGGCAAGATAACTCGCAGCCTCCAGGCGCTGGATTTTTTCCAGGAACGGGAAGCCTCGCCGTAATCGATTTGTCGACCCTCGGTAAGTCGCCGCCGAAGGTGGAAAAAATTGCCGATGGCTTTGCCCGCGGCGCTGTCGTCAGCAAAAAATCGGGCAACGTGTATTACATTCGCAGCGAGCTGGTGGGCGACACCCGAGTTGACACGGTCGTGGCCACGAACTTGGATACCCACGAAACTCGCGAAATCGGTAAGCTCCCCTTCCGCGGCGGTTCGGGCCTGGCTGTGAACGCCGATGAGACGTTGCTCGCCGGCAGCTATGCGATCGGCGGCGGGCGGGGCTCGCAGCAAGCCGGTTCCGAAGGCAAGTCGGCCGGCGGCGAGGCGGAGGGCAAGTCGGGAAGCGCCGATGGCAAAACCAACAATGCTAAATCGAATGGCGTTTCCGGCGACCGGCCGGCCGAAGGCCGGGTGGCTCCGCCGGGAGATGGCGGGCCTGGCGACGTGGTTCCTGGCGGCGGCAATGCCAATTCCACTCCCGATTCCGCCCAGCGCCAAATTCGCAACTTCGCTTCCCGGGAACGGAGCATTGCCGCGCGCTTCGCCGCTCATCAGCCGATGAAGCTGTTCACCATGGACATCAAAACCGGCGAAACCAACACGTTTCATCCCAGCACCGATTGGCTCAATCACGTCCAGTTTTCGCAGACCGATCCGCAACTGATGATGTTCTGCCACGAAGGGCCCTGGCACCAGGTCGACCGCATCTGGACCATCCATCCCGGTTCGGACGAGGCCCGCCTCATGCATCCGCGAACCATGCCCAACGAAATCGCCGGTCACGAGTTTTTTGGCTCCGACGGCAAAACCATTTGGTACGATCTGCAAACGCCTCGCTCCGGCCAATTCTGGCTGGCCGGGGTGAATGTCGATACCGGCGAGCGCCTCCGCTATCCCATCGAGCGCTCGCTGTGGTCGGTCCACTACAATCAATCGCACGATGGCAAACTGTTCGCCGGCGATGGCGGCGGACCGGGAAGCGTCGCCAATCGCACGCCGCTCCCGGAAAACAAACCGCTCGATCCGCCAGGCAACGGCGAGTGGATTTACCTGTTCACGCCCATCCCCGGCGAAATGCAAACCATGCAAGTCGGTGGCGAAACCGTGAAAGTCGGCAAGTTTAAAGCCGAGAAGCTGGTCGATATGTCCAAACACAACTACGAGTTCGAGCCGAACCTCACGTTCACGCCGGATGACAAATGGATCGTGTTCCGTTCCAACATGCATGGTCCGGTACACACGTATGCGGTGGAAATTGCGAAGGCTCAGTGA
- a CDS encoding DinB family protein: MDRQLIERYAAEADDLGKSIAGLSREQLLAFPVPGTWNIQQIVLHMLDSDLVAADRMKRIIAEDNPLLMGFDESKFAQRLHYDQLDAHLACEIFAQNRRLTAEILRLCSDADFQRTGIHSERGKTTLADLLATYTGHLPHHLKFMYEKRRLLGQPI; the protein is encoded by the coding sequence ATGGATCGCCAACTTATCGAACGTTATGCCGCGGAAGCAGACGACCTGGGCAAATCGATTGCCGGGTTGTCGCGGGAACAGTTGCTGGCGTTTCCCGTCCCCGGCACGTGGAATATTCAGCAAATTGTGCTGCACATGCTCGATAGCGACCTCGTGGCCGCCGACCGCATGAAGCGCATCATCGCCGAAGATAATCCGCTCTTGATGGGTTTCGACGAATCCAAATTCGCCCAGCGGTTGCATTACGACCAACTCGATGCCCACCTGGCCTGCGAAATTTTTGCCCAAAATCGCCGGCTCACCGCGGAAATTCTGCGCCTCTGTTCCGATGCCGATTTCCAGCGCACCGGAATTCACAGCGAACGGGGCAAAACCACCCTGGCCGATCTGTTGGCTACCTACACGGGCCACCTTCCGCACCATCTGAAATTCATGTACGAAAAGCGCCGGCTGTTGGGCCAGCCGATTTAA